A single genomic interval of Gemmatimonadales bacterium harbors:
- the tsf gene encoding translation elongation factor Ts — MTTKTKAISAKDVAELRARTGAGMMDCKKALEEAGGDKEKAGELLRAKGMAKAEKRAGRSASQGLVVNYMHHNGQVGVLVELNSETDFVARTEAFGQLARDIALHIASADPLAVNPEDIDPELIERERRIAEQQVAEEGKPEAIRAKIVDGKIKKFVAERTLLEQPFVKDDSKTIGQLVKEVSGQLGEAVVVRRFARFKIGEE, encoded by the coding sequence ATGACGACGAAGACGAAGGCGATTTCAGCGAAGGACGTTGCCGAGCTCCGCGCCCGGACCGGTGCCGGCATGATGGACTGCAAGAAGGCGCTCGAGGAGGCCGGCGGCGACAAGGAGAAGGCCGGCGAGCTGCTGCGGGCCAAGGGCATGGCGAAGGCGGAGAAGCGCGCCGGCCGGAGCGCCAGCCAGGGCCTGGTGGTCAACTACATGCACCACAACGGGCAGGTGGGCGTGCTGGTCGAGCTGAACAGCGAGACCGACTTCGTGGCGCGGACCGAGGCCTTCGGCCAGCTGGCGCGCGACATCGCGCTGCACATCGCCTCGGCCGATCCGCTGGCGGTCAACCCGGAGGACATCGATCCCGAGCTCATCGAGCGCGAGCGCCGGATCGCCGAGCAGCAGGTGGCCGAAGAAGGGAAGCCGGAGGCCATCCGCGCCAAGATCGTCGACGGCAAGATCAAGAAGTTCGTCGCGGAGCGGACGCTGCTCGAGCAGCCGTTCGTGAAGGACGACAGCAAGACGATCGGCCAGCTGGTGAAGGAAGTGTCGGGCCAGCTGGGCGAGGCCGTCGTGGTCCGCCGCTTCGCCCGGTTCAAGATCGGGGAAGAGTGA
- the pyrH gene encoding UMP kinase yields MALAYPRALLKVSGEALAGEKGVGVDFKVVEALADQIKTVHAMGVQLSLVVGGGNIIRGTAASREGLDRVNADYMGMLATVINALAMQDVLEKLGVHTRVMTAIRMESLAEPYIRRRAQRHLEKGRLVIFAGGTGNPFFSTDTAAVLRALEVEADVILKATNVDGVYTADPRTDKAAAFIPELTFQEAIVKGYAVMDANAFGLCKANQLPIQVFNINEPGAIARILRGERVGTIVR; encoded by the coding sequence ATGGCCTTGGCCTACCCGCGCGCCCTCCTCAAGGTGTCCGGCGAAGCGCTCGCCGGTGAGAAGGGCGTGGGGGTGGACTTCAAGGTGGTCGAAGCCCTGGCCGACCAGATCAAGACCGTGCACGCGATGGGCGTGCAGCTGAGCCTCGTCGTCGGCGGCGGCAACATCATCCGCGGCACGGCGGCCAGCCGGGAAGGGCTCGACCGGGTCAACGCCGATTACATGGGGATGCTGGCCACGGTCATCAACGCGCTCGCCATGCAGGATGTGCTCGAAAAGCTCGGCGTGCATACCCGTGTCATGACCGCCATCCGGATGGAGTCGCTCGCCGAACCGTACATCCGTCGCCGCGCGCAGCGGCACCTCGAGAAGGGCCGGCTGGTCATCTTCGCCGGCGGCACTGGCAACCCCTTCTTCTCCACCGACACCGCCGCCGTGCTCCGGGCGCTGGAAGTGGAGGCCGACGTCATCCTCAAGGCCACCAACGTGGACGGCGTCTACACGGCGGATCCCCGGACCGACAAGGCCGCCGCCTTCATTCCGGAGCTCACCTTCCAGGAAGCGATCGTCAAGGGTTACGCCGTCATGGACGCCAACGCGTTCGGGCTCTGCAAGGCCAACCAGCTGCCGATCCAGGTCTTCAACATCAACGAACCCGGAGCCATCGCGCGGATCCTGCGGGGCGAGCGGGTCGGGACAATCGTCCGATGA
- the frr gene encoding ribosome recycling factor: protein MSTIPELLKHCRELMVKAVDSTKRELTGIRSGKASTALLDSIRIDAYGSSVPLNQVAMVAAPEPRMLTVQPFDKTLAPVIEKAIRDGDLGLNPASQGNLIRVPLPALSEERRKELVKVVHKLAEEGRIAIRHARTDTLGKIKKLEHISEDDKARGEKDVQKLTDEHVKLVDEVIKSKEAEIMEV from the coding sequence ATGAGCACCATTCCAGAACTGCTGAAGCACTGCCGCGAATTGATGGTCAAGGCCGTGGACAGCACCAAGCGCGAACTGACCGGCATTCGGAGCGGCAAGGCCAGCACGGCCTTGCTCGACAGCATCCGCATCGACGCCTACGGCTCCAGCGTGCCCCTGAACCAGGTGGCGATGGTGGCGGCGCCCGAGCCCCGCATGCTCACCGTCCAGCCCTTCGACAAGACGCTGGCGCCGGTCATCGAGAAAGCCATTCGTGACGGCGACCTCGGGCTCAACCCCGCCTCCCAGGGCAACCTCATCCGGGTCCCGCTGCCCGCCCTCTCCGAGGAGCGGCGCAAGGAACTGGTCAAGGTGGTGCACAAGCTGGCGGAAGAGGGGCGTATCGCCATCCGGCACGCGCGGACGGACACCCTCGGCAAGATCAAGAAGCTCGAGCACATCAGCGAGGACGACAAGGCGCGCGGCGAGAAGGACGTCCAGAAGCTCACGGACGAACATGTCAAGCTCGTGGACGAAGTGATCAAGTCCAAAGAAGCGGAAATCATGGAAGTTTGA
- a CDS encoding isoprenyl transferase yields the protein MSDPLLDSILRQGAVPAHVAIIMDGNGRWAQARALPRPAGHQAGMQAVREAVEGARSAGVKVLTLFAFSQENWHRPPEEIDALMSLLEEYIAREREELIARGVAVRFLGDLDRLVPSARAAVDETIRATAGGTELALNICISYGSRAELTRAARLIAEDVAAGRLVPAEVDEDAIARRLYTAVWPDPDLLIRTSGELRLSNFLLWQLAYAEFFVTPVLWPDFTRHDFFEAVVEFQRRDRRFGRVPT from the coding sequence ATGAGCGATCCGCTGCTCGATTCGATCCTTCGGCAGGGTGCGGTCCCGGCGCACGTCGCCATCATCATGGACGGAAACGGCCGGTGGGCGCAGGCGCGCGCCCTGCCGCGCCCGGCAGGACACCAGGCCGGCATGCAGGCGGTGCGCGAGGCCGTCGAAGGCGCGCGCAGCGCCGGCGTCAAGGTGCTTACCCTCTTCGCCTTTTCCCAGGAAAACTGGCACCGACCGCCCGAGGAAATCGACGCCCTCATGTCGCTCCTCGAGGAGTATATCGCGCGGGAGCGCGAGGAACTCATCGCGCGGGGCGTGGCGGTGCGGTTTCTCGGCGACCTCGACCGGCTCGTGCCGAGCGCGCGAGCCGCGGTGGACGAGACCATCCGCGCCACCGCGGGCGGCACCGAACTGGCGCTCAACATCTGCATCTCCTACGGGTCGCGCGCGGAACTGACCCGGGCGGCCCGTCTCATCGCCGAGGATGTCGCCGCCGGCCGGCTGGTCCCCGCCGAGGTGGACGAGGATGCCATCGCACGCCGGCTCTACACCGCCGTCTGGCCCGACCCCGACCTGCTCATCCGCACCTCCGGGGAACTCCGCCTCTCCAATTTTCTGCTCTGGCAGCTGGCCTACGCTGAGTTCTTCGTGACCCCGGTGCTCTGGCCCGACTTCACGCGCCACGATTTCTTCGAGGCCGTCGTCGAGTTCCAGCGCCGCGACCGCCGATTCGGACGCGTCCCGACCTGA
- a CDS encoding phosphatidate cytidylyltransferase, producing MQARIAFAAVAIPTALAIVWFGGWALVVLLTLAGVLGTRELFNFAEQRGVRPSPVLGLGAAALAAPLTWLSLSRPAVFVAIADWWPYAAAVWVLAVLTWATMRRAPDAHPLGAVTVTLIGPLYAAALPAFLLVLRHTSYGLMSWGGTALVFFPLVVTWVGDSAAMSGGRAFGGPKMAPTISPGKTRSGGISGLVGAAVAGALLVPLALRPTGVDLGVAAAAAIGLLLGVVGQVGDLAESLLKREAGVKDSSHLIPGHGGVLDRFDSLIFVLPVAALLFRLLGVL from the coding sequence ATGCAAGCGCGGATCGCGTTCGCCGCGGTCGCGATCCCAACGGCGCTGGCCATCGTCTGGTTCGGCGGGTGGGCGCTGGTGGTCCTGCTGACGCTGGCCGGCGTGCTCGGCACCCGCGAGCTGTTCAACTTTGCCGAACAGCGGGGCGTGCGGCCCTCGCCGGTCCTGGGACTCGGCGCTGCGGCCCTCGCGGCCCCGCTCACCTGGCTGTCCCTGAGCCGCCCCGCCGTCTTCGTGGCCATCGCCGACTGGTGGCCGTACGCCGCCGCGGTCTGGGTGCTCGCCGTGCTCACCTGGGCCACCATGCGCCGCGCGCCCGACGCCCATCCGCTCGGCGCCGTGACCGTGACGCTGATCGGGCCGCTCTACGCCGCGGCGCTTCCCGCGTTTCTCCTGGTCCTCCGCCACACCTCGTACGGCCTGATGTCGTGGGGCGGCACCGCCCTCGTCTTCTTCCCGCTGGTGGTCACCTGGGTCGGCGACTCGGCCGCCATGTCGGGCGGCCGCGCCTTCGGGGGGCCGAAGATGGCGCCGACCATCAGCCCCGGGAAGACGCGCTCGGGCGGCATCAGCGGCCTGGTCGGCGCGGCCGTCGCCGGCGCGCTCCTGGTGCCGCTCGCGCTCCGGCCCACCGGCGTTGACCTTGGCGTCGCCGCGGCGGCCGCGATCGGCCTGCTGCTTGGCGTGGTCGGGCAGGTGGGCGACCTGGCCGAATCGCTCCTCAAGCGCGAGGCGGGCGTCAAGGACTCGAGTCACCTGATTCCCGGTCACGGCGGCGTCCTCGACCGGTTCGACTCGCTGATCTTCGTGCTTCCCGTCGCGGCGCTGCTCTTCCGTCTGCTCGGCGTTCTCTGA
- the dxr gene encoding 1-deoxy-D-xylulose-5-phosphate reductoisomerase, which translates to MRGVAVLGSTGSIGRSTLAVLARQREHFRVVALTAGRNATLLESQRREWTPDFVGLADVAGAAVLLEAATHPAVDIVVNAVVGAAGLDATLAALRAGKRVALANKESLVMAGELVMEAARSGGGELIPVDSEHSAVLQCLAGQDSTLERLILTASGGPFREWSPERVQGASIEEALRHPTWSMGSKITVDSATLANKALEVIEAHFLYGLPYDRIEVVVHPQSIVHAFVEFGDGSVLAQLGFPTMELPILYALTHPDRLPDRGVPRFDPIAAGSLTFEPVRRDVFRTFDAGVEAGRAGGTAPAVFNAANEVAVAAFLERRIPFGRIPDTIRAALDAHTVHPASSLEAVREADRWARARAREEMT; encoded by the coding sequence ATGCGCGGAGTGGCGGTGCTGGGCTCCACCGGCTCCATCGGTCGGAGCACGCTGGCCGTCCTCGCCCGGCAGCGGGAGCACTTCCGCGTCGTGGCGCTCACCGCCGGCCGCAACGCCACCCTCCTCGAATCCCAGCGCCGCGAGTGGACCCCCGACTTCGTCGGGCTGGCCGACGTCGCCGGCGCGGCGGTCCTTCTCGAGGCGGCGACCCATCCCGCCGTCGATATCGTGGTGAACGCGGTCGTCGGCGCGGCCGGCCTCGACGCGACGCTCGCGGCGCTGCGTGCGGGGAAGCGCGTCGCCCTCGCCAACAAGGAATCGCTGGTGATGGCCGGGGAACTGGTGATGGAAGCTGCGCGGTCCGGCGGCGGAGAGCTAATTCCGGTGGACAGCGAGCACAGCGCCGTGCTGCAGTGCCTCGCCGGCCAGGACAGCACGCTCGAACGGCTGATCCTGACGGCGTCCGGCGGTCCCTTCCGCGAATGGTCCCCCGAGCGGGTGCAGGGGGCGTCGATCGAGGAGGCGCTGCGTCACCCCACGTGGAGCATGGGGAGTAAGATCACCGTCGACAGCGCCACGCTGGCCAACAAGGCGCTCGAGGTGATCGAAGCCCACTTCCTGTACGGGCTCCCCTACGACCGGATCGAGGTCGTGGTGCATCCGCAGAGCATCGTGCATGCGTTCGTGGAGTTTGGCGACGGCAGCGTCCTGGCCCAGCTCGGGTTTCCTACCATGGAACTGCCGATCCTCTACGCCTTGACCCATCCGGACCGATTGCCGGACCGCGGCGTGCCGCGCTTTGACCCGATCGCCGCCGGGTCGCTCACCTTCGAGCCGGTGCGCCGGGATGTGTTCCGGACCTTTGACGCCGGCGTCGAGGCGGGCCGCGCCGGCGGCACCGCGCCGGCCGTGTTCAACGCCGCCAATGAAGTCGCCGTCGCCGCCTTTCTCGAGCGACGTATCCCGTTCGGCCGTATTCCTGACACCATCCGGGCGGCCCTTGATGCCCATACCGTTCACCCGGCAAGTTCGCTGGAGGCGGTTCGTGAGGCGGATCGCTGGGCCCGCGCCCGAGCCCGTGAGGAGATGACGTGA